One genomic segment of Xyrauchen texanus isolate HMW12.3.18 chromosome 5, RBS_HiC_50CHRs, whole genome shotgun sequence includes these proteins:
- the r3hcc1l gene encoding coiled-coil domain-containing protein R3HCC1L, which translates to METEEAAQPEGGSKTSAPSQTKKPTMEIYVAKKRQAEKIEPKPRPRYTDKARKNKSKKDKAKAGETPNGEVKHDDGEGGREEGDAENQSMQTEKDEQSREDMDSTSKTPNTPEETGNDARTLEHEGSSNEEEDENWDSLFNDDGDCLDPHLLEEMSLKDGRKKSSKQEPQFDYYNWSPQEEEEVELRDDELSHIVEIYDFPSEFKTEDLIRSFNTFQQKGFDIKWIDDTHVLGLFSSSIAARDALRMKNPMMKIRPLSKSSNATKAKARSCSDYLLPAKERPQTSAALARRLVIGALGVKSNQTKEDREAERNKLRQAKEQKRLAAKQREDAWEGL; encoded by the exons ATGGAGACAGAGGAAGCAGCCCAGCCAGAGGGAGGGTCCAAAACTTCTGCCCCATCCCAAACCAAAAAGCCCACTATGGAGATTTACGTGGCCAAGAAACGGCAGGCCGAGAAGATAGAGCCCAAGCCCAGGCCCCGGTACACAGATAAAGCCCGGAAAAATAAGAGCAAGAAGGACAAAGCGAAAGCTGGGGAGACGCCCAATGGAGAGGTAAAACATGATGATGGTGAAGGGGGGAGGGAGGAGGGAGATGCAGAGAATCAAAGCATGCAAACAGAAAAGGACGAACAGTCCAGAGAAGACATGGACTCCACATCCAAAACTCCGAACACACCAGAAGAGACGGGTAATGATGCCAGAACACTGGAACATGAGGGGAGCTCAAATGAGGAAGAGGATGAGAACTGGGATTCTTTGTTTAATGATGATGGTGACTGTCTAGACCCCCATTTGCTGGAGGAG ATGTCCCTTAAGGACGGCCGCAAGAAGAGCTCCAAACAGGAGCCGCAATTCGACTACTACAACTGGTCTCCTCAAGAAGAAGAAGAGGTGGAGCTTCGTGATGACGAGCTGTCACACATCGTGGAGATTTATGATTTCCCGTCCGAGTTCAAGACGGAGGACTTGATAAGATCCTTCAACACTTTTCA gcaGAAGGGGTTTGATATAAAGTGGATTGATGATACGCATGTTCTGGGTTTGTTCTCCAGTTCAATAGCAG ctcGTGATGCTCTGAGGATGAAGAACCCCATGATGAAGATCAGGCCTCTCTCCAAATCATCAAATGCCACTAAAGCCAAAGCTCGCAGCTGCTCTG ATTACTTGTTGCCAGCTAAAGAGCGTCCTCAGACGAGTGCAGCTTTGGCCCGTCGACTGGTCATTGGTGCTCTGGGTGTGAAGAGTAACCAGACCAAAGAAGACCGCGAGGCAGAGAGGAACAAACTACGGCAAGCAAAAG AGCAAAAGCGCTTGGCGGCAAAGCAGCGTGAAGACGCCTGGGAGGGCTTGTGA